In the genome of Montipora foliosa isolate CH-2021 chromosome 3, ASM3666993v2, whole genome shotgun sequence, one region contains:
- the LOC137995153 gene encoding uncharacterized protein: MAYYIAKLKKSTLRKLIRDTCTKTVFSCNNHLYEQTDGVSMGGSLGPVLANIIMTEFEHEIINNLINQGLIAFYCRYVDDTLILIKRNTITTILEHFHKFDRNIRFTFDLFENSIPYFLDINIASDGLGIYRKDTFTGQYTNFDSFVPWRHKISWVRALIDRIHRICTPNKIKTELKLIRKFLSWNGFPKRVANLLIDRFTTNAQKRASNHRANDTSHNNQHPTIWLTIPFVGDLTTQLVKKLKRKLRRCFVDPNVDIRIKEKTTKLCFFTSTKDKTPQLSQSNVVYEFICPGCNSSYIGKTNRTLFVRTQEHALTDKESAIYKHLRDCDNIKHIQDLYNLPDIFTNENISSTTVINKEFFAQTVSDNTNIIDRDDNWNLLLYKEAYHIKRLTPFLNNGLKASRELRLFS, from the coding sequence atggcctattacattGCCAAACTCAAGAAATCTACACTTCGCAAACTTATCCGCGACACATGCACGAAAACTGTCTTTTCTTGCAACAACCACCTGTATGAACAAACCGATGGTGTTAGCATGGGTGGGTCGCTCGGTCCAGTGCTGGCAAATATTATCATGACAgaatttgaacatgaaattaTAAATAACCTCATCAATCAGGGTCTAATTGCCTTCTATTGCAGATACGTAGATGACACTCTCATTCTCATTAAACGCAACACAATCACCACTATTTTGGAACACTTTCACAAGTTTGATAGAAATATCCGCTTTACTTTCGACTTATTTGAAAACAGCATTCCGTACTTTCTGGACATCAACATCGCTAGTGATGGCCTTGGCATCTACAGAAAAGATACTTTTACTGGACAGTATACTAACTTTGACAGCTTTGTACCTTGGCGACACAAAATCTCTTGGGTCAGAGCACTGATTGACCGCATACATCGAATCTGCACtcctaacaaaattaaaaccgAGCTTAAGTTGATAAGGAAGTTTTTATCGTGGAATGGTTTTCCTAAACGTGTTGCCAACCTATTAATTGATCGCTTTACAACAAATGCACAGAAAAGGGCTTCAAATCATCGTGCCAACGATACCTCCCACAACAACCAGCATCCCACTATTTGGCTTACCATCCCATTCGTCGGTGACCTAACAACACAACTTGTTAAGAAGCTTAAACGTAAACTTCGGAGATGTTTCGTCGATCCGAATGTTGACATCCGAATAAAAGAGAAGAcaacaaaattgtgtttcttcaCAAGCACTAAGGACAAAACGCCACaattaagccaatcaaatgttgTTTATGAATTCATCTGCCCTGGTTGTAATTCTTCGTACATTGGCAAAACGAACAGAACTCTGTTTGTCCGAACACAAGAACATGCACTCACGGACAAAGAAAGCGCTATATATAAACATCTTCGCGATTGTGATAATATCAAACACATACAAGATTTATACAACTTGCcggatatttttacaaatgagaACATTTCATCTACTACTGTAATCAACAAAGAATTCTTCGCCCAAACCGTGAGTGATAACACTAACATAATAGATCGCGATGATAACTGGAATCTATTACTATATAAAGAAGCTTACCATATTAAGCGTTTAACACCATTTCTGAACAATGGCTTAAAAGCCAGTAGAGAACTCCGCCTATTCTCCTGa
- the LOC137995152 gene encoding uncharacterized protein: MFQEEVEEKVLGVIWDYVTDEFSFKVKVDLPRLTGHSVDLGIKMTKKTLLSQVARFYDPIGFAAAFVIRAKIGLPELWQIGLHWDDELPCDVQEKWIQLFKEMKELDQIGFKRSLVPPEIPESPVLCVFSDASQEAFGTCAYTRQKTKQGTYEVNFVATKSRVAPLKQLTIPRLELQAAVLASRLAKTIMKECTIQFGDVKFFTDSSITLAWIQSSSRSFKPFVSARVGEIQNNSDPSQWKHIPGEENVT; this comes from the coding sequence ATGTTCCAAGAAGAAGTTGAAGAAAAGGTGCTTGGAGTAATTTGGGATTACGTCACAGATGAGTTCAGCTTCAAAGTTAAAGTAGATTTACCGCGCCTGACAGGTCATTCAGTAGACCTTGGAATAAAGATGACCAAGAAAACGCTTCTCAGTCAAGTTGCCCGCTTCTACGACCCCATTGGATTCGCTGCTGCATTTGTCATCAGAGCCAAAATAGGCTTGCCAGAGCTGTGGCAAATTGGTCTTCATTGGGACGATGAGCTTCCATGTGATGTACAAGAAAAGTGGATCCAGCTCTTCAAGGAAATGAAGGAGCTTGACCAGATCGGATTCAAGAGATCCCTGGTTCCACCCGAAATTCCAGAATCACCAGTACTGTGTGTCTTCTCAGACGCATCCCAAGAAGCATTTGGGACCTGCGCGTACACACGTCAGAAAACGAAACAAGGCACATATGAAGTAAACTTCGTCGCAACTAAGTCTAGAGTGGCACCCCTAAAGCAGCTAACAATTCCACGTCTGGAATTGCAAGCAGCCGTTCTCGCCTCCCGTCTCGCGAAAACGATAATGAAAGAGTGCACGATTCAATTTGGCGATGTCAAATTCTTCACTGACAGCAGTATCACACTCGCATGGATTCAAAGTTCTTCCCGTAGTTTTAAGCCATTTGTCTCGGCAAGGGTCGGGGAGATTCAGAATAATTCGGACCCAAGTCAATGGAAGCACATTCCCGGTGAAGAAAACGTAacctga
- the LOC137995151 gene encoding uncharacterized protein, with the protein MRTKVYKVPVSSPDNTETFSIKAIGIPRISEEVSAVQFKPIAKLLGLENERIRRGKGPVDLLIGIDHAQMHTGQTRQTGQLVARKTPLGWVVFGGQSGETQVHGRVHHVRFAAPVEMSDFWKTKAMGVEVKPCVCEADKLTQAEREEAEIISKSCEKVGKQWKVPYPGKKNLMLLPDNKSLAMKRLETTERRFKKDPEQGVAYDKQMEEMKQMTFSEKLSEEEMDNYKGPVHYIPHHAVIRPEKKSTPVGIVFNSSSVYQGHALNDYWLKGPEMLNNLFGVVLRFREKEVALMGDISKMYHRVLITEEDQHVHRFLWRNLETDREPDVYVKTVLTFGDKPAPAMAQITLRKTAEENKKDYPEAAEVLTKNSYMDDICGSVDTVAQAQKLTGDLDKVLESGGLQ; encoded by the coding sequence ATGAGGACTAAAGTTTACAAAGTCCCTGTGTCATCACCAGACAACACCGAGACATTCTCAATCAAAGCAATTGGAATCCCGCGCATAAGTGAAGAAGTGTCAGCAGTCCAGTTCAAGCCGATCGCCAAGCTTCTTGGACTGGAGAACGAAAGGATACGCAGAGGCAAAGGTCCTGTAGACTTACTAATAGGAATTGACCATGCCCAGATGCATACTGGACAGACCAGGCAAACTGGACAGTTAGTTGCGAGGAAAACGCCTCTAGGATGGGTGGTTTTCGGTGGACAGTCAGGAGAAACCCAAGTGCATGGTCGCGTCCACCATGTAAGATTTGCTGCACCAGTAGAGATGTCAGATTTTTGGAAGACTAAGGCAATGGGAGTAGAGGTTAAACCGTGTGTTTGTGAAGCTGACAAGCTAACGCAAGCTGAAAGAGAGGAAGCGGAAATCATTTCCAAGTCGTGTGAAAAGGTGGGAAAGCAGTGGAAGGTACCGTACCCCGGGAAGAAAAATCTCATGCTGTTGCCGGATAATAAGTCATTAGCGATGAAACGGTTGGAAACTACGGAAAGACGCTTTAAGAAAGACCCAGAGCAAGGAGTGGCTTACGACAAACAGATGGAAGAAATGAAACAGATGACGTTCTCAGAAAAACTGTCTGAAGAAGAAATGGATAATTACAAAGGCCCGGTACATTATATTCCACACCATGCGGTGATTCGACCTGAGAAGAAAAGCACACCTGTAGGAATCGTCTTCAATTCCTCCTCAGTCTATCAAGGTCACGCACTGAACGATTATTGGCTTAAGGGACCCGAAATGTTGAACAATCTTTTTGGAGTCGTCTTGAGGTTTAGAGAAAAAGAAGTAGCATTGATGGGCGACATATCAAAAATGTATCACCGAGTACTCATCACGGAAGAAGATCAACATGTCCATCGGTTTCTGTGGAGAAATTTGGAAACGGACAGAGAACCCGATGTGTACGTAAAAACAGTCCTGACGTTTGGTGATAAGCCAGCCCCGGCTATGGCCCAAATTACATTAAGAAAAACAGCGGAAGAAAACAAGAAGGACTACCCGGAAGCGGCCGAGGTGCTCACTAAGAATTCCTACATGGATGATATTTGTGGTTCTGTAGACACTGTAGCGCAGGCTCAGAAGTTGACAGGAGATCTAGACAAAGTACTCGAGAGTGGAGGGTTGCAGTGA